From the Anaerobacillus alkaliphilus genome, the window TGATTATGGATCATTATAAAAACCCTCGTAATCGAGGTGAGCTTGAAGGGGATTCATTAACTGTTAATATGAATAACCCAACATGTGGTGACCGTATTCAACTACAGATGAAGGTTGAAGACGGAAAGATTGCCGATGCCAAGTTTATTGGTGAAGGCTGTTCGATTAGCCTTTCATCAGCATCGATGATGACTCAGGCTGTAAAAGGGAAATCTGTAGAAGATGCTTTAGCATTGTCAGAGATCTTTTCTAATATTTTGCTCGGTAAAGACTATGATGAAGATCGCTTTGATCTCGGTGATATAGAAGCTCTTCAGGGAGTAGCTAAGTTTCCAGCACGTATTAAATGTGCGACTCTTGCCTGGAAGGCAATGGAGAAGGGCTTGAACTCTGAGGAGTAATTAAGAATTAGGAATTAAGAATTGTGAATTATGAATTGAAAAACCTAAAGTGTTTAGGATGATATTTGATTGCTGGACAACAATAATTTCCTCATATTGAAGGAATTTTGTTAGCAAGAAATTATAAGGAGGGTTTTAAAGTGGCGAAAAAAATGCCTGATATCGGTGAATATAAATATGGCTTTCACGATAAAGACGTATCTATCTTCCGTT encodes:
- the sufU gene encoding Fe-S cluster assembly sulfur transfer protein SufU, producing the protein MSLGNNLDTLYRQVIMDHYKNPRNRGELEGDSLTVNMNNPTCGDRIQLQMKVEDGKIADAKFIGEGCSISLSSASMMTQAVKGKSVEDALALSEIFSNILLGKDYDEDRFDLGDIEALQGVAKFPARIKCATLAWKAMEKGLNSEE